A portion of the Rhizoctonia solani chromosome 6, complete sequence genome contains these proteins:
- a CDS encoding nonribosomal peptide synthetase — protein sequence MSTNSSSPDLSNIEAGFGEPAFDSKDDTLVVTTPASGGSPKSNTLDLGIVSDLLKHQGQQAAYTFEEKGKWRDDTPKLPYQLKHKRNTFKPAGSWIRFQLWFNTYRKFWVFIVSLELAGMIAAGAGKFPYAHSNTGGIVIGNILAGVVVRNELFGRLLYLLVNALFAKWTPLWWRLCCSSVLQHLGGIHSGCSVSAIGWLIYNLVELFKNRSAVAPAVLAMGATVLVTVAFTAVAATPWIRNTHHNIFERNHRFLGWLSVTVTWVYIIIDNGYRNSRVWGIYSYSFAHHQELWLSIFMALAVALPWTYTRKVPVHIEIPSQKVAIIRFERGMQQGLLGRISRTAIWEYHTFGIISASPYSNYHYMICGVQGDFTRQLVVDRPTHLWTREVKFAGVGNTSTLYKRGIRICTGTGIGAALSTCLQSDQWFLIWIGSDANATLGPTIMGLIERGVGHRAIMWDTKKFGRPNTMELLAETFSLWKAEVVFITSNWQGNQEMMQGCKMRGIPAFGE from the exons ATGAGTACTAACTCGAGTAGTCCCGACCTCAGCAATATAGAAGCAGGCTTTGGCGAGCCCGCTTT TGACAGCAAAGACGATACTTTAGTTGTAACAACCCCTGCTTCAGGAGGTTCACCCAAGTCGAATACTCTTGATCTTGGTATTGTTTCCGATTTACTCAAGCACCAAGGCCAGCAAGCTGCCTATACTTTCGAAGAGAAAGGAAAGTGGCGCGATGATACTCCCAAGCTACCGTATCAGCTAAAGCACAAGCGAAATACGTTCAAGCCAGCTGGGAGCTGGATTCGGTTTCAGCTATGGTTCAATACATACAG AAAGTTCTGGGTATTTATTGTATCTCTCGAGCTGGCTGGCATGATTGCCGCTGGGGCCGGGAAATTTCCGTACGCCCACAGCAATACGGGTGGAATCGTAATCGGGAACATTCTCGCCGGAGTTGTAGTTCGAAATGAACTATTTGGGCGACTCTTGTATTTATTGGTCAACGCACTCTTCGCTAAG TGGACTCCCTTATGGTGGCGGTTGTGCTGCTCATCCGTACTCCAACATCTTGGGGGGATTCATTCCGGTTGTTCCGTCTCCGCGATTGGGTGGCTTATATACAATTTAGTGGAACTGTTTAAAAACCGGTCTGCAGTTGCTCCAGCGGTTCTAGCTATGGGAGCTACTGTTTTGGTTACAGTTGCATTTACTGCGGTCGCTGCGACACCTTGGATAAGAAACACACATCACAA TATTTTCGAACGCAATCACAGGTTCCTGGGGTGGTTGT CCGTGACTGTTACCTGGGTGTACATTATTATCGACAACGGATATCGCAACTCACGAGTCTGGGGAATCTACAGTTATTCATTTGCTCACCACCAGGAGCTCTGGTTATCGATTTTCATGGCTTTGGC TGTAGCATTACCTTGGACGTATACACGCAAGGTCCCGGTCCATATCGAGATC CCATCACAAAAAGTCGCGATCATACGATTCGAGCGTGGAATGCAACAAGGCCTATTGGGACGTATCTCTCGTACCGCGATCTGGGAGTATCACACGTTTGGTATTATCAG CGCAAGCCCCTATTCAAACTACCATTACATGATTTGCGGCGTCCAAGGTGATTTCACTCGCCAGTTAGTTGTCGATAGACCAACCCATTTGTGGACCCGAGAAGTGAAG TTCGCAGGCGTTGGAAATACATCGACATTGTATAAACGCGGAATCAGAATATGCACTGGTACTGGAATTGGGGCTGCGCTCTCAACATGCTTGCAGTCTGACCAATGGTTTTTGATTTGGATTG GCTCGGATGCCAATGCAACGCTCGGTCCGACTATTATGGGGTTGATTGAACGTGGGGTTGGGCATCGCGCGATTATGTGGGATACAAAGAAATTCGGGCGTCCTAATACTATGGAATTGCTGGCTGAAACATTTTCTTTATGGAAAGCTGAGG TCGTTTTCATCACGTCAAATTGGCAAGGGAATCAAGAAATGATGCAAGGCTGCAAGATGCGTGGGATACCAGCTTTCGGTGAGTAG
- a CDS encoding nonribosomal peptide synthetase, with the protein MNSNKQLNLAEDGSSSEVIHLDTTVSPTPLKTESDVSQPVDLSAVAVMLQNDNKPSIQDIEKSTNEKPSAVSAPAPKPKPRFVPASRWIRFQLWFNTYRKFFTFIILFELAGMITAGLGHFPYAHENTGGIVIGNILAGVVVRNELFGRLLYLIVNTFFAKWTPLWFRLACTSVLQHLGGIHSGCSVSAVGWLIYNLVNLFRDHKDIAVGVLVMGVIVCVVIVFTCISAVPWVRNTHHNVFERNHRFFGWAAVIVTWIYIILENGYRNSRSSFAANSYAFAHHQELWLSIFMAIAVILPWTYTRKVPIHVEIPSPKVAVLRFDRGLQQGLLGRISRTAVLEYHAFGTISEGKDAKHHYMVCGVQGDFTRSLVNDMPTHIWTREVKFAGVGNTSTLYRRGIRICTGTGIGAALSTCLQSDQWFLIWIGSDVLKTFGPTIAELIERGVGDRAILWDTKKLGRPKTMELLAEQFYKWNAEVVMITSNWDGNQEMMQGCMQRGIPAFGTLWDF; encoded by the exons ATGAACTCAAACAAGCAGCTGAACTTGGCCGAGGACGGCTCAAGCTCCGA GGTTATACACTTAGATACTACCGTGTCGCCTACTCCTCTGAAGACGGAGAGTGATGTATCACAACCTGTTGACTTGTCTGCTGTTGCAGTGATGCTTCAGAATGACAATAAGCCGTCGATCCAGGATATAGAAAAATCAACCAACGAAAAGCCTTCAGCCGTTTCAGCCCCAGcgcccaaacccaaaccgCGATTTGTGCCTGCTTCGCGTTGGATTCGATTTCAACTATGGTTCAATACATATAG AAAATTCTTTACCTTCATTATCTTGTTTGAATTGGCTGGGATGATTACTGCTGGACTTGGCCACTTCCCTTATGCACACGAGAATACGGGAGGTATTGTCATTGGCAACATTTTAGCCGGGGTAGTTGTACGCAACGAATTATTTGGCCGACTTTTGTACTTGATCGTGAATACGTTCTTTGCTAAG TGGACACCGCTCTGGTTCCGATTGGCATGCACCTCGGTTTTGCAGCATCTTGGGGGTATCCACTCGGGCTGCTCAGTCTCGGCCGTTGGATGGCTGATATACAACCTTGTCAACCTGTTCCGAGATCATAAAGATATTGCCGTGGGGGTACTCGTGATGGGTGTCATTGTGTGTGTAGTAATTGTGTTTACGTGCATCAGTGCTGTCCCTTGGGTCCGCAATACCCACCACAA TGTCTTCGAACGTAATCATAGGTTCTTTGGTTGGGCAG CCGTGATTGTTACTTGGATTTATATTATTCTGGAGAACGGATATCGCAACTCGCGGAGTAGCTTCGCCGCCAATAGCTACGCCTTTGCTCACCACCAGGAACTATGGCTCTCAATATTCATGGCGATTGC AGTTATTCTCCCTTGGACCTACACAAGAAAAGTTCCAATTCACGTTGAGATT CCTTCCCCCAAGGTTGCCGTCCTTCGTTTTGATCGTGGGTTGCAGCAAGGACTCCTGGGTCGTATTTCACGTACCGCGGTTCTCGAGTATCACGCGTTTGGAACAATTAG TGAAGGCAAAGATGCTAAGCACCATTACATGGTGTGTGGTGTGCAGGGTGACTTTACGCGTAGCCTAGTCAACGATATGCCTACGCATATATGGACACGAGAGGTTAAG TTTGCTGGGGTTGGAAACACATCAACTCTCTACCGTCGCGGAATTAGAATTTGTACCGGAACCGGAATTGGTGCAGCGTTGTCTACTTGCCTACAGTCTGATCAGTGGTTCCTTATCTGGATAG GTTCCGATGTGCTCAAAACCTTTGGGCCCACTATTGCCGAACTCATAGAACGGGGAGTTGGAGATCGTGCCATTCTTTGGGATACTAAAAAGCTTGGACGGCCGAAGACGATGGAGCTTTTGGCCGAGCAGTTTTACAAGTGGAACGCAGAGG TCGTAATGATCACGTCTAATTGGGACGGAAACCAGGAAATGATGCAAGGATGTATGCAAAGAGGGATCCCAGCTTTCG GTACATTGTGGGATTTCTAA